In Nicotiana tabacum cultivar K326 chromosome 10, ASM71507v2, whole genome shotgun sequence, the DNA window ATCAGAGATTCCAGAATAACATGTGGCAGTGGTCGCAACAGGCCACTACCACCTCGTTCTTCTGAACAACCACCCATTTCTCCAAAACCAAAGAATATTAACAAGAAAAGTAATACATCTTCAAAACCATCAAAAGAAACCAAGAAAAGGCAAAGTGATCCAAAAGGTCATGTTGGTAAGAGAAAAAGTAGTTGGAGTTGTACAAAACCTAGTGAATTTATCACCCCACCTAGTTCTTCTAGGTATCTTTTGAGTGAGAAAGATTTGGTTGATGTTTTATGTGATTATAATGATCATGATCCAGTTTTGAATTCCAAGTCTTGTCATCAAGCTGTGAAAGTAGTGGCAAATAAGTCTTCTCCTCCAAAGCCACCATCTTCTTCTTCATGCTCTGGGGACCAGGTTTTATTctccctcctcctcctcttcttcttcttcttcttcttcttcttcttcttcattcgtAAAATagcattttattttctttaactttatttttaatttgtataaaCTGATTCTGTAATCTTTACTCTATCAAGTTAAATGAAAGATAGGTACATGTATTCGTCTATAATTAAATATTAGTAATCCAAAAATAGGCACGATTACAAATATTGGTTCCTTTAATCTTTTGATTGTTCTTGTTAAGTTGATCAACTGTTAGACACACAacccaaaaaatagaaaaggcagaacaaatacaaagaaaacaaaTAGGTGGTGCATCGCAATATCGTATTGGATGTGACCAACCCGTAATAGTTCTAGATTAGGGTCATTTGGTGGAGGAATAAGTTATCACAGGAGTATAATAACGGGATTATAATATGAGAATTAAAAAGTAACGGGATTATttagtaaatatatttttattgataGATATTTGGCTCATTAGACTAAAAATAGGATATATaagaaataatataaaataagtgTTTGGTGTATACTATATAAGTTgagataaatttttatttttaattttaaccttgaattttttaaagaacattgggaaagaaCCTTGAAAAactatattataatattttatctcGGATTAAGTAATTCCGGAAATACTATCCCCCCTTAATGTGGGATAGAATAATATCACAATTGTAGTACTCCCTCcgatccacaataagtgatcaatttgcttttttattttggtcaaaataagtgttcatttatataatcaagaaaaatttcaatttgtttttccaaaattacTCTTATGCATATCCCTCAAAAGTCTTTTACTCCTCATATTAACTATGCTACaacatttaattaagggtagtttagtcacacttactatttttgtctagaatttagtattttcttaatgggtgAGCCCAAggcaaattgatcacttattatgGATCGAAAGGAGTATAAATTAATCTCGGGTAATCCCGATTAATTTAAAAATTCAACCGAATGCGGAATAGAATAATTTTTTATCTAATCTCGGAATTATTATCCCTTATCCCGCCAACTAAATGAATACCTATCCCACCTTCTATATCGAATAGATAATTCCATGATTGCGCCATAAAAGCTATCCTTGTTTTACTATTGAGTTACTATATTTTATGCCCTTCCTTTTTATGTCGAAGCAAGAAGAAATTTGTAGTTGTAACAAACTAACAAGTATCATAAAGACATCATATTTAGTTGTAGAGATGAGTGGTCCAACAAAGACAAACTAATGAATTTTGATAACAGGTGGTTGTTCTAAGAGTTTCACTACACTGCAAAGGATGtgagaagaagatgaggaagcaTCTCTCTAGAATGGAAGGTATGCCTCTGGACTTAATTTTGTGACAATCTTTCCTTTTTGTAGTTTAACCTATAAGTTTATTTCGGAAAAAGGATCAAAATCACCCCAACACTATGCGTTATAGAACACATTTACCTTCCGTTTAATAAGACCAATAAGGCTAATTAAATCCAAATTAATTTTTGAGTGAGAGCCGATAGCCAATAAGAGCATTTTTAGGCCTTTCCATTAACGGGAAGGACATAGATGACCCTAACTTTAAACACAGGACAAATGTCTTCTATAACGCATAGTTCAGGGGCAATTTTGACTATTTACCgagtttatttttctttgttttgataAGTTTCCTTATGGGTTTTGTGCTAAATAAGCAGTCTAatgcacttaatggaggtctgaatcttaatcattcagatatCAGACATTAAGTacgtttgtttttaaagtctgaatcttaattattcagatcttaatcattaagtgcgtctgttttttttaaaactttacaACCACTTAATGGATTTGAATAGATTTGTATGATTAAGATCCATAAcaaagacttaatttcattaatatgctatcatccatattcattattaattGTCGCCACgacctaccattatcaactaccactaTGCCACCACCACCACCGCCATACTCAACCTCCAtcaccaccatcatcctcaatcatagccgccaccATAATGGACTACCACCACTTGCCATCCGCACCACTTccaccaccatcattctcaaccacaagcactcatccacctcaactaccacaactaaccaccccatcatcatcaacaatcatAACTGGTACTACCCATCATTGTAAGCTACCACCACCACCTTCCTCAATCATAATTAACTATCACCACTCACCACCacatcctcaatcataatcacTACCACTACTAATCACCACTAGCTgctaccaccaccatcaaccaaatctaccaccaaccaccgcctCTAGTTGACATTCACAAGCACCGCCATTAGCCATCACCACCAGCAActactatattttaaaaaaaaaatatatgtatatatttcaaataaagataaattttatatattcaaattttgaaaatcaaacagtcttaatcatttagtattcacatcttaatacacatcttaatattcagatgtgtattcagatttaaatgtcttaatcttaatacacatcttaatattcagattcagacgtcttaatctttaaaaaaaacaaatgaggcctaaatTGGCCCAATCTTTAGATGGACTAACTTGAGTTGTACCGAATTGACCTGTCAATTAATATATGTCAAGCCTAACTTTACCCAAATATGGGCATAATTTGACGCCACTATTAAAGAGCAATCCGGAGCATTAAGTTCTCACTATGTGCGGGGTTCGAAGAAGTGCAGAAGCACAAGGGTCTATTATACGCTGCCTTACTTGTATTTCTGCAAGATGCTTTTTCCATGGTTTGAACCCgtaacctcctggtcacatgacaacaactttaccagttatgccAAGGCTTCCCTTGACGCCACTATTCCTATCGCAAATAATTTTCACATTAACTTATGTATAACATGTAACATTCCTATcgcaaataacatgtaacaatttaATTGTGATGAGCAGGGGTGACATCTTTCAATATAGACTTTGTTGCAAAGAAGGTAACAGTTACTGGGAATGTGACACCATTGGAGGTTCTTGCAAGTATTTCTAAGGTGAAAAATGCACAACTTTGGCCACCTACAGTGGCATCTTCAGTCCCTTCAACCAAAGCTGATTTGATCGACTCTGAGTTGAAGAATGCTAAGCAGTTGGTTGTGTCTGATGGGAAATTAGAAAACCTTTCTCGAAATCCACCAGTTTTCCAGCTATTGTaacttgaatatttattttattagacAAAGAGAAGGATTTAGCTTGGTTTTGCTTTCTTATCTTATGGTTTTAACTTGTGGTATTAGTAAGCTTCTATTCTTGAGAAAACTTTAATTTGATACGTATGTAGTAAGTGATTTCTTTAGCAACTAGCGAAAAATACACACAACTAAGTTGATTGGGCTGGTGATCGGAATGATAGAAAATCAACATCCTGTTATGCTTTCTTACTTAATGGTGGTGCTATATCATGGAAAAGTAAGAAATAAACCTGCACAACCCTTTCAACAATGGAAGCTGAGTTCGTGGCTTGCGCGTCTGCAGTACAAGAAGCTGTTTGGTTGAAGAGATTCTTTGAGCATTTGAATAACAAAGAACTCTTAG includes these proteins:
- the LOC107761519 gene encoding protein SODIUM POTASSIUM ROOT DEFECTIVE 3-like, with translation MKGIDIFCASQAATSICLSMQEASSSSSPVIQLGGSGRLINRYNPIIRDSRITCGSGRNRPLPPRSSEQPPISPKPKNINKKSNTSSKPSKETKKRQSDPKGHVGKRKSSWSCTKPSEFITPPSSSRYLLSEKDLVDVLCDYNDHDPVLNSKSCHQAVKVVANKSSPPKPPSSSSCSGDQVVVLRVSLHCKGCEKKMRKHLSRMEGVTSFNIDFVAKKVTVTGNVTPLEVLASISKVKNAQLWPPTVASSVPSTKADLIDSELKNAKQLVVSDGKLENLSRNPPVFQLL